The following are encoded together in the Anaerostipes caccae L1-92 genome:
- a CDS encoding aldo/keto reductase: MIPTRKLSNGVEMPYLGFGTWKLKGEECSQMVKYALDTGYTAIDTAQVYLNEEAVGEGIRRSGRKREEFFVTSKVRNRFQGYDNTLYAVEASLKRFGLEQLDLFLVHWPGEDMYVPTWKALVRMYEEGLLRAVGASNFYPEHLETCAQETGVMPLVDQIEMHPYFQPYEIVEYCRSHDIFPVAWSPLMAGGESRKDAKTAKAGETGVQLKSPMEDPVILKIAENHEKTPAQVILHWLVQNEFGVIPKSSNEGRIRQNMEIFDFRLTDEEMKQMQKLTEKQIRVGDDPRTYRFPLLDEMIAAGKEPERDRFGNYM, translated from the coding sequence ATGATACCAACAAGAAAATTGAGCAACGGTGTAGAGATGCCGTACCTGGGGTTTGGGACGTGGAAGCTGAAAGGTGAGGAGTGCTCTCAGATGGTGAAATATGCGCTGGACACAGGTTACACAGCGATTGATACGGCGCAGGTTTACTTAAATGAAGAGGCGGTCGGAGAGGGAATCCGCCGTTCCGGCAGGAAGAGAGAAGAGTTCTTTGTAACTTCAAAGGTGAGAAACCGTTTTCAGGGTTATGATAATACTTTATATGCCGTTGAGGCGTCTCTTAAGAGGTTTGGTTTAGAACAGCTGGATCTGTTTCTGGTTCACTGGCCCGGAGAGGACATGTACGTCCCTACATGGAAAGCTCTGGTCCGCATGTATGAGGAAGGGCTGCTCCGGGCAGTGGGAGCAAGCAATTTTTATCCGGAGCATCTGGAAACCTGTGCCCAGGAAACAGGCGTTATGCCGTTGGTAGATCAGATCGAGATGCATCCTTATTTTCAGCCGTACGAGATCGTTGAATACTGCAGAAGTCATGATATCTTTCCGGTTGCGTGGAGTCCGCTTATGGCAGGGGGAGAGAGCAGAAAGGACGCAAAGACTGCAAAAGCCGGTGAGACAGGAGTACAATTAAAAAGCCCGATGGAAGACCCGGTGATTCTAAAGATTGCAGAGAATCATGAAAAGACTCCTGCACAGGTGATCCTGCACTGGCTTGTGCAAAATGAATTCGGTGTGATACCGAAATCCTCAAATGAGGGAAGAATCAGGCAGAACATGGAGATCTTTGATTTCCGGCTGACGGATGAAGAGATGAAACAGATGCAGAAGCTTACCGAAAAGCAGATCCGGGTGGGAGACGATCCGAGAACCTACCGGTTCCCTCTTCTGGATGAGATGATCGCGGCAGGGAAAGAGCCGGAGAGAGACAGATTCGGAAATTACATGTGA
- the dhaL gene encoding dihydroxyacetone kinase subunit DhaL: MASFKNADAGIIVDQLIKTIQEQRDYLSEIDGKIGDGDHGINMNKGFTMCEDKLKGKTYNLSEGLSILGETLLDDIGGSMGPLYGMLFDEMAMACEDSEEIDAEVFGEMVTNAVEGLQEISPAKVGDKSLIDTLVPAKEAFIAAKEEGKEFAQCLEAMNEAAEKGWQSTKDLVAKIGRASRLGERSRGVLDAGATSCYFIVTGIGKAAIGLLK, from the coding sequence ATGGCTAGTTTTAAAAATGCAGATGCAGGTATTATTGTAGACCAGCTGATCAAGACCATTCAGGAGCAGAGAGATTATCTGAGCGAAATTGACGGGAAGATCGGCGACGGTGATCATGGTATTAACATGAACAAAGGGTTTACGATGTGCGAAGATAAACTCAAGGGAAAGACTTATAACCTGAGTGAAGGTTTATCGATCCTTGGGGAGACTCTTCTCGACGATATCGGCGGGTCCATGGGACCGCTGTACGGCATGCTGTTTGATGAGATGGCAATGGCCTGTGAAGACTCTGAGGAGATTGACGCCGAGGTGTTTGGCGAGATGGTTACCAACGCTGTGGAAGGCCTGCAGGAGATCAGTCCTGCGAAGGTGGGTGATAAATCTCTGATCGATACATTGGTTCCGGCCAAGGAAGCTTTTATCGCAGCAAAAGAAGAAGGGAAAGAGTTTGCGCAGTGCCTGGAGGCAATGAATGAGGCTGCCGAAAAAGGGTGGCAGTCTACAAAAGATCTCGTGGCAAAGATCGGACGGGCAAGCCGTCTGGGAGAACGGTCCAGAGGAGTTCTGGATGCAGGAGCCACAAGCTGTTATTTCATTGTGACGGGTATCGGCAAAGCGGCAATCGGGCTGCTCAAATAA